A section of the Candidatus Paceibacterota bacterium genome encodes:
- a CDS encoding NAD-dependent epimerase/dehydratase family protein, with protein sequence MTKTRVILITGADGTLGSAATVACCARGDRVIALGRRKVIPAWLPSGAVYATADIRDESRLAEIMTENSVDSVFHFASLKNVGESERIPLEYCSVNIDGTRAVLSAMKAAGVQHIVFASTWAVYASCTPVAQLNESSPVGPASTYALTKLLGERFIQEYAEKKWISDFQILRLANLVGPAPSASGVNTFLDIALDAARKGKPITLSGIHHPTSDGSMARDFVDIRDVLRLMQLLPGAPSGTFNVGSGKATTLKQVIAAVEEVTDTKVSLVVQESTPGALASVVVESALAKKMFGWEPSVGLLDSIRAL encoded by the coding sequence ATGACCAAAACACGCGTTATTCTCATTACTGGCGCAGATGGCACACTCGGCTCTGCGGCCACCGTTGCTTGCTGCGCCCGAGGAGACAGGGTTATCGCGCTTGGGCGCCGTAAGGTGATTCCAGCCTGGCTTCCTAGTGGTGCTGTTTATGCTACCGCTGATATTCGGGACGAAAGCCGCTTGGCAGAGATAATGACTGAAAACAGCGTTGACTCTGTTTTTCATTTTGCATCCCTGAAGAATGTTGGCGAGAGTGAGCGGATACCATTGGAGTATTGCTCGGTGAATATCGACGGAACACGTGCTGTCCTATCGGCGATGAAAGCCGCAGGCGTGCAGCATATTGTTTTCGCTTCGACATGGGCGGTCTATGCTTCATGTACTCCTGTTGCACAACTCAATGAATCAAGTCCTGTTGGTCCAGCATCAACGTATGCGCTCACTAAGCTGCTCGGCGAACGTTTCATACAAGAGTATGCTGAGAAGAAGTGGATTTCGGATTTTCAAATACTTCGACTGGCAAATCTTGTAGGGCCAGCCCCCTCTGCTTCTGGCGTGAATACTTTCCTTGATATCGCGCTTGATGCTGCTCGCAAGGGTAAGCCAATTACGCTTTCTGGCATTCATCACCCGACGAGTGATGGTTCAATGGCCAGAGATTTCGTGGATATTCGTGATGTGCTGAGGCTCATGCAGTTACTCCCTGGTGCCCCGTCTGGTACTTTCAATGTCGGCTCTGGGAAAGCGACGACGCTCAAGCAGGTCATTGCGGCAGTTGAAGAAGTCACTGATACAAAAGTCTCCTTAGTTGTGCAAGAATCTACACCAGGAGCTCTTGCGTCAGTTGTCGTCGAAAGTGCTCTTGCGAAAAAGATGTTCGGCTGGGAGCCGTCGGTTGGCTTGCTTGATTCTATCCGTGCGCTCTAG
- a CDS encoding GT-D fold domain-containing glycosyltransferase: MKFRKALDNPLVVFSYIWRHTYQRLVADKDADIYGKVRFLSETETLDELMNHSRSMIRAGDGTFGYLMGASIYFNNWHFRYNRAFARILLSSLKEAEAEGILLCFPHEQITRKKEEYRLANIPHEWSIWISAKILARKLLREGSTYGNSMCFHPKHNKHIDFPRIKHFLSTRHVYIVTSGVERFTDIKLGLSTTFIEAPANDAWRVYTQLEDSVLRVIRTNGHQKNEVLIMISAAEAAKVMILDLHRQGYVCWDTGQFFELACKQIAAL; this comes from the coding sequence ATGAAATTCAGAAAAGCACTCGACAACCCACTCGTTGTATTCTCCTACATCTGGAGACATACCTACCAAAGACTTGTTGCCGACAAGGATGCAGACATTTATGGAAAAGTACGTTTCTTAAGCGAAACAGAAACTCTTGATGAGCTAATGAACCATAGTCGCTCTATGATTCGTGCAGGAGATGGGACGTTTGGATATCTCATGGGGGCGAGTATCTATTTCAATAATTGGCACTTTCGCTACAATCGTGCATTTGCGAGAATCCTCCTCTCGTCCCTTAAAGAAGCTGAGGCTGAGGGTATACTACTTTGCTTTCCCCATGAACAAATAACCCGAAAGAAAGAAGAATACCGATTGGCGAATATTCCCCACGAGTGGTCCATCTGGATTTCTGCGAAAATTCTTGCGAGGAAACTGCTTCGCGAAGGGTCTACATATGGAAACTCAATGTGCTTTCATCCGAAACACAATAAACACATAGACTTCCCCAGAATAAAGCACTTCCTTTCGACGCGACATGTCTATATCGTCACTTCTGGTGTTGAACGATTTACCGATATTAAGCTTGGACTAAGCACAACCTTCATCGAGGCACCAGCTAATGACGCGTGGAGAGTCTATACACAGCTTGAAGATTCCGTACTTAGAGTAATCAGGACCAACGGCCACCAAAAGAACGAGGTGCTCATCATGATCTCAGCCGCAGAGGCAGCAAAAGTCATGATCCTTGATCTGCACAGGCAAGGTTATGTGTGCTGGGACACAGGGCAGTTCTTCGAGCTTGCATGTAAGCAAATAGCGGCACTCTAA
- a CDS encoding glycosyltransferase, which translates to MESPESPILTVVFPVYKDHDFLRRALTALKRQTFRSFKVVIIDNASPVGFDALREEFKAEFPVEITRNETNIGAMPNMLKSITFPVDTKYILSQHADDFLKSDYLEQAILLLEKNPSISWVTTGPEWVSKDITFTEKRMDSTEYITFDAAEFAEAVLNFTPFIFGAVIYRKEQRIYDWKFNLYDVFCDRFMLGTILEQFNAHGAFFTGRGIFERDHTLDVRDDRGSTLTPTHAINLLSFYRGLLTKKFPRNKVDVLSTNAALYYLSTFPRSFSLRAFLKEQKPHHLISIHAIRGLGLYALFTRLLSNSAKLGLLRFRKRIKNLFHYNRVIENT; encoded by the coding sequence ATGGAATCTCCAGAATCTCCAATCCTCACGGTAGTTTTTCCGGTATATAAAGATCATGATTTTCTTAGGAGAGCACTCACCGCACTCAAGCGACAAACGTTTAGATCTTTCAAAGTGGTCATCATCGACAATGCATCCCCAGTTGGATTCGATGCACTCAGAGAAGAGTTTAAAGCGGAATTTCCCGTTGAAATCACTCGGAACGAAACAAATATTGGTGCAATGCCGAATATGCTCAAAAGCATCACCTTCCCTGTTGATACAAAATACATACTCTCTCAACATGCCGACGACTTCCTGAAGTCGGATTATCTTGAACAAGCAATACTACTCCTCGAAAAAAACCCATCCATCTCATGGGTCACAACTGGACCAGAATGGGTTTCGAAAGATATCACATTCACTGAAAAAAGGATGGATAGTACTGAGTACATCACCTTCGATGCAGCTGAATTTGCGGAAGCAGTACTGAACTTCACTCCATTCATCTTTGGTGCGGTCATATATCGTAAGGAGCAGCGAATTTATGACTGGAAATTCAACCTCTACGATGTATTCTGTGATCGCTTCATGCTGGGGACCATTCTTGAACAGTTCAATGCTCATGGAGCTTTTTTCACAGGAAGGGGGATATTCGAACGTGACCACACACTTGATGTAAGAGACGATCGTGGCTCCACTCTAACCCCTACACATGCAATCAACCTACTTTCTTTCTATCGAGGCCTCCTCACAAAGAAGTTTCCCCGAAATAAAGTCGACGTTCTCAGTACGAACGCAGCGCTCTACTACCTTAGCACGTTCCCAAGAAGCTTCTCGCTTCGAGCATTTCTCAAAGAACAAAAGCCTCATCATCTCATAAGCATACATGCAATACGCGGACTCGGCTTATACGCACTTTTCACACGCCTTCTCTCAAACAGCGCGAAACTAGGATTACTGCGATTCCGAAAGCGTATAAAAAACCTTTTTCACTATAATCGAGTTATAGAAAACACATGA
- a CDS encoding NAD(P)-dependent oxidoreductase — translation MKILVTGATGFIGSNLVERCIENGDEITALIRPTTNTTKLDTRVRTHNFTGDMYSIEELFAKNYFNGVIHLATHFLAQHRPQDITQLLESNISFGTKLLDVATRHETPWFINTSTFVQYAADGTYAPMNLYAATKQAFADIVRYYAETSPTTIIDITLFDTFGKGDTRRKLANILLEAAQKKMPLDMSPGEQILDISPIENIIDGFERMLELLSSPAQTNLRGKSFVLSSGEQMTLRDFVALFGRICGHPIDARFGALNYRPREIMLPLQHGLIVPGWEPRLTLEEALTSFIGVQK, via the coding sequence ATGAAAATTCTAGTCACCGGAGCAACGGGTTTCATTGGCAGTAATCTTGTCGAACGATGCATTGAAAATGGCGACGAAATCACTGCACTCATTCGCCCTACCACAAATACGACGAAACTCGACACTCGAGTGCGCACGCATAACTTCACGGGCGACATGTACTCAATCGAGGAACTCTTCGCAAAAAATTACTTCAACGGGGTGATTCACCTCGCGACGCATTTCCTAGCACAACATCGACCACAAGATATTACGCAACTCCTTGAGAGCAACATATCCTTCGGTACGAAGCTCTTGGATGTCGCCACGCGGCACGAAACGCCTTGGTTCATCAACACGAGTACGTTTGTGCAATACGCAGCAGACGGCACCTACGCCCCCATGAACCTGTATGCGGCGACAAAGCAAGCATTTGCGGATATTGTGCGCTACTACGCAGAAACCTCACCGACGACAATCATTGACATCACACTCTTTGACACGTTCGGGAAGGGCGATACCCGCAGAAAGCTCGCGAATATCCTCCTTGAGGCTGCACAGAAGAAAATGCCACTTGATATGTCTCCGGGCGAACAGATCCTCGACATCAGCCCCATCGAGAACATCATCGACGGATTCGAGAGGATGCTTGAGTTACTTTCAAGTCCAGCGCAGACCAATCTTCGAGGAAAGTCATTCGTGCTCTCGTCAGGGGAACAAATGACATTGCGTGACTTCGTGGCGCTCTTTGGTCGCATTTGTGGCCACCCCATCGATGCGCGATTTGGCGCCTTGAACTACCGTCCAAGAGAAATCATGCTTCCACTACAGCATGGACTTATTGTCCCAGGATGGGAGCCACGACTCACCCTTGAGGAAGCACTGACTTCCTTTATCGGTGTGCAGAAATAA
- the rfbF gene encoding glucose-1-phosphate cytidylyltransferase: MKVVILAGGLGTRISEETQVRPKPMVEIGGMPLLWHIMKIYSFFEIHEFVICLGYKGEYIKDWFLRYKSLQNSFTLDLERDAIEYHTTTHEPWKIALIDTGLHTMTAGRIARIREYVGNEPFMLTYGDGVANVNIHELLAHHKSHGKLVTMTTIVPEGRYGVPDIGADNIIASFSEKTDNRSRVNGGFFVCEPAVFDYLQNSDSVMFERGPLDALARDGQLVSYPHDGFWKAMDTLGDKQELERLWAGGAPWKVWDAK; encoded by the coding sequence ATGAAAGTTGTGATTCTTGCGGGTGGTCTCGGGACGCGTATTAGCGAGGAGACGCAGGTTCGCCCGAAGCCAATGGTGGAGATTGGTGGCATGCCACTCCTTTGGCACATCATGAAGATCTATTCGTTTTTCGAAATTCATGAATTCGTGATCTGCCTTGGATACAAGGGTGAGTACATTAAGGACTGGTTTCTGCGCTACAAGTCGCTGCAGAACAGTTTCACGCTCGATCTCGAGCGTGATGCAATTGAATACCATACGACGACGCACGAGCCTTGGAAGATTGCGCTCATCGACACTGGCCTCCATACAATGACCGCAGGACGCATCGCGCGTATTCGTGAATATGTGGGCAACGAGCCCTTCATGCTTACATATGGCGACGGAGTGGCGAACGTGAATATCCATGAGCTGCTCGCGCATCACAAGTCTCACGGGAAACTTGTGACCATGACGACCATCGTGCCTGAAGGACGCTACGGTGTTCCTGATATTGGCGCCGATAACATCATTGCCTCTTTCAGCGAAAAAACAGATAATCGCAGTCGTGTAAATGGCGGATTCTTCGTCTGCGAGCCGGCAGTCTTCGATTATCTGCAGAATTCTGATAGTGTCATGTTCGAGCGGGGGCCACTCGACGCGCTTGCGCGAGACGGCCAGCTGGTTTCTTACCCGCATGATGGTTTCTGGAAGGCGATGGACACCCTCGGCGACAAGCAGGAGCTTGAGCGGCTCTGGGCTGGCGGAGCACCCTGGAAAGTCTGGGATGCGAAATAA
- a CDS encoding aminotransferase class I/II-fold pyridoxal phosphate-dependent enzyme yields MRVPYAFSFHGQEEIDAVVNVLKTGTAVGKATKAFEADVAVRFGKAHGIMVNSGSSANLLAMELLNLRPGDEVITPLLTFSTVVAPIIQKGLTPVFVDVEEGTYVVDPKRVEAAISPKTKALMIPSLLGNIPNLRELRDIAHLHDLALIEDSCDTLGGMFEGEPTGSYSDITTTSFYGSHIINGAGGGGMIMVHDKKLAERLLVLRGWGRQSSLFGEGMESERPENRFNVELEGIAYDRKFVFSEMGYNFLPLEISAAFGLEQLKRLPGFMDTRRESFADLLEFFGQYEHLFTLPKQTKGADAIWLAFPITIKEGAPFTRLQLATYLEECDIQTRPIFTGNILKQPGFKDIPHRLAESDYPVTNQIMRSGLVLAAHQGLTKEQLSYMKNCISEFIARKS; encoded by the coding sequence ATGCGCGTCCCCTACGCTTTTTCATTCCACGGCCAAGAAGAGATCGACGCAGTTGTGAATGTCCTCAAGACAGGTACGGCCGTCGGCAAAGCCACCAAAGCTTTCGAGGCTGATGTGGCCGTTCGTTTCGGCAAAGCTCATGGCATCATGGTGAATTCCGGTTCGTCCGCGAATCTCCTTGCCATGGAACTCCTCAACCTCCGGCCTGGCGACGAGGTCATCACACCTCTCCTCACCTTCAGTACGGTCGTGGCGCCCATCATCCAGAAGGGCCTTACCCCAGTATTCGTCGATGTCGAAGAGGGCACCTACGTTGTCGACCCCAAGCGGGTTGAGGCGGCGATTTCGCCCAAGACCAAGGCGCTCATGATCCCCTCGCTGCTCGGCAACATCCCGAATCTCCGTGAGCTGCGCGACATCGCGCATCTCCATGACCTCGCCCTCATCGAGGATTCCTGCGACACGCTCGGCGGAATGTTCGAGGGCGAACCGACTGGATCTTACTCGGACATCACCACCACAAGCTTCTACGGCTCCCACATCATCAATGGTGCGGGCGGTGGTGGTATGATCATGGTCCACGACAAAAAACTCGCGGAACGCCTCTTGGTGCTCCGTGGCTGGGGCCGCCAATCTTCGCTCTTCGGCGAAGGTATGGAATCCGAGCGCCCCGAGAACCGCTTTAATGTGGAGCTCGAGGGTATCGCGTACGATCGCAAGTTCGTTTTCTCGGAAATGGGATACAATTTCCTACCGCTCGAGATCTCGGCAGCCTTCGGTCTCGAACAGCTCAAGCGTCTTCCGGGATTCATGGATACACGCAGAGAGTCCTTCGCTGACCTCCTGGAATTCTTCGGTCAGTACGAACACCTGTTCACGCTACCGAAGCAGACCAAGGGCGCAGATGCGATCTGGCTCGCCTTCCCGATCACCATCAAGGAAGGAGCGCCATTCACACGACTCCAGCTCGCGACCTATCTCGAAGAGTGCGACATCCAGACGAGGCCCATCTTCACGGGCAACATCCTGAAACAGCCAGGCTTCAAGGATATTCCTCACCGCCTCGCCGAATCGGACTACCCCGTGACGAATCAGATTATGCGTAGTGGCCTCGTGCTTGCCGCGCATCAGGGCCTCACGAAGGAACAACTTTCGTATATGAAAAACTGCATCTCTGAATTCATCGCGCGCAAGTCCTAA
- the rfbG gene encoding CDP-glucose 4,6-dehydratase, with amino-acid sequence MYRHSLAEFYRGKRVLITGHTGFKGGWLALLLSSWGAEVTGVALAPPSGPNLFDAFELRSALRNFVVDVRDRGALREVMIESQPEIVFHLAAQPLVRRSYREPLLTISTNVMGTTHVLESIRETQTVRSAVVVTTDKVYENREWVHPYREIDALGGYDPYSASKAAADIVTQSYLRSYFNPEKYGIEHSTLVAIARAGNVIGGGDWSEDRLVPDIIRAIFTGDGVVALRNPDAIRPWEHVLEPLSGYLQLGKSLAEGMVECSGPWNFGPSVDAWVSVGEVTRKLIACAGVGELRVVPDHEKHETSRLALDVTKAFVHLGWVSQWKVERALEQTIKWYQAYYDGSVNMREFTLAQIEEYFSFENQSGRLP; translated from the coding sequence ATGTATCGTCATTCGCTCGCAGAGTTCTATCGAGGTAAGAGGGTGCTCATCACTGGCCATACCGGTTTTAAGGGTGGCTGGCTTGCGCTACTGCTTTCCTCTTGGGGTGCCGAGGTCACTGGTGTCGCACTCGCGCCACCTAGTGGGCCGAATCTCTTTGACGCATTTGAACTCCGGTCGGCATTGCGCAACTTCGTTGTCGATGTGCGCGACAGGGGCGCGCTTCGAGAGGTCATGATCGAATCACAACCAGAGATCGTATTTCATCTCGCGGCGCAACCCCTGGTTCGCAGGAGTTATCGTGAGCCATTGCTGACTATCTCGACAAATGTGATGGGCACGACGCACGTTCTCGAAAGTATTCGAGAGACTCAGACGGTGCGCTCTGCGGTGGTCGTTACTACCGATAAGGTGTATGAGAACCGAGAGTGGGTCCATCCCTATCGAGAGATTGATGCGCTTGGGGGATATGATCCCTACAGTGCGAGTAAGGCTGCAGCAGATATCGTGACGCAGTCCTATCTGCGTTCCTACTTCAATCCCGAAAAATATGGCATTGAACATTCGACGCTTGTCGCGATCGCGCGTGCGGGGAATGTCATCGGGGGTGGCGACTGGTCTGAAGACCGTCTTGTTCCTGATATTATTCGTGCCATTTTTACTGGAGATGGGGTGGTTGCACTCCGCAACCCCGATGCGATTCGACCCTGGGAGCATGTGCTTGAACCTCTCTCCGGTTATTTGCAGCTTGGAAAGTCACTTGCAGAGGGAATGGTGGAGTGCTCAGGTCCGTGGAACTTTGGTCCGAGCGTTGATGCTTGGGTCTCTGTGGGTGAGGTGACGAGGAAACTCATCGCTTGTGCAGGTGTGGGAGAGCTTCGCGTTGTCCCCGACCATGAGAAGCACGAGACCAGTCGTCTCGCACTCGATGTGACGAAAGCATTCGTTCATCTCGGTTGGGTTTCGCAGTGGAAAGTGGAACGTGCTTTAGAGCAAACCATCAAGTGGTACCAGGCGTACTATGATGGCAGCGTCAATATGCGCGAGTTCACGCTTGCGCAGATCGAGGAATACTTTTCCTTCGAAAATCAGAGCGGGAGGCTCCCATGA
- a CDS encoding glycosyltransferase, with amino-acid sequence MKVITLIPVKNEAWILPWTLKNFSDFSDVIIIADQQSTDATRAICAQFPKVKVIDNNNQGHSNMVRWLLLDEARKIPGEKLIVFLDADEPISPKAIEAMKAACTRKPLAFVADWVQLMNDGTVHRVDGVWRKSLKAFAFYDDDKVKFPQQVVINDHTARIPPITDSISISLPILHLHFMALERNKIKQVWYMCHELAAGIHPYRVNNKYAIAKFEKIETEPVPSEWLEGVTLPPHDAFNAPDIEREERIQELFKEKGIAFFEPLDIWNNMTLRAQFEKEVGRAPNPSLPPKWLVSLNDMKNYIRYKLLK; translated from the coding sequence ATGAAAGTCATTACACTAATCCCAGTCAAAAATGAAGCATGGATCCTACCCTGGACGCTAAAGAATTTTTCTGACTTCTCTGATGTCATCATCATTGCAGACCAGCAATCAACGGATGCGACTCGAGCAATCTGTGCGCAATTCCCAAAAGTCAAAGTCATTGATAATAACAATCAAGGCCATTCGAACATGGTACGCTGGCTCCTCCTAGATGAGGCACGTAAAATTCCAGGAGAAAAACTGATCGTTTTCCTTGATGCAGACGAACCGATTTCACCAAAGGCAATTGAAGCAATGAAAGCAGCATGCACAAGGAAGCCACTTGCGTTCGTTGCGGACTGGGTACAGCTCATGAACGATGGCACTGTTCATCGTGTTGATGGCGTATGGCGCAAGAGCCTAAAAGCCTTTGCATTCTATGATGACGACAAGGTGAAATTTCCACAACAGGTGGTTATTAATGATCATACCGCACGAATCCCTCCAATCACCGACAGTATCTCGATAAGCCTCCCCATCCTCCATCTGCACTTCATGGCACTTGAGAGAAATAAGATTAAGCAGGTTTGGTATATGTGTCATGAACTTGCTGCTGGCATACACCCTTATCGTGTGAACAACAAGTATGCAATTGCAAAATTTGAAAAGATAGAAACTGAACCAGTTCCTTCGGAATGGCTCGAAGGAGTAACTCTTCCTCCTCATGATGCATTCAATGCACCAGATATCGAGAGAGAGGAGCGTATTCAAGAACTGTTCAAAGAAAAAGGCATCGCATTCTTTGAACCACTTGATATATGGAATAACATGACACTGCGAGCACAATTCGAAAAAGAAGTCGGGCGCGCTCCGAATCCCTCGTTGCCACCAAAGTGGCTCGTATCACTCAATGATATGAAAAACTATATCCGATATAAGCTTCTCAAATAA
- a CDS encoding NAD-dependent epimerase/dehydratase family protein yields the protein MKNQNFWYGKRVLVTGADGFVAANLIKKLLGLGAVVVGTVRHNRPIKTLELLDEGEEKSSSPDIEFNDLLDFAATRRICDRHQIDTIFHLAAISIVSNAANSPISTIENNVETTLNLLEVARTNNIPRVVIVSTDKVYGDHANDTEETLPYREHYALRGLDVYSSSKVAADMIAQTYAYQYKLPVMITRACNIYGPGDLNFTRLIPRTIMRLMEGKAPVINIGNEHVLREYIYVDDVVDAYLLLAEKTNEYYGQNLENMPSSGAKTYGWSAFNIGNYDKKDLAEVKKCDRIQSVTDIIALLGARIKKIEPVIIPKPVNFIEIPDQYADASKIRQLGFSPKTTMSDGIAKTVAWYTKHQEQLAPLAEKYMN from the coding sequence ATGAAAAATCAAAATTTTTGGTACGGAAAGCGAGTCCTCGTTACTGGGGCAGACGGATTTGTTGCCGCAAACCTCATAAAGAAGTTACTTGGCCTTGGTGCCGTAGTTGTCGGAACAGTGCGTCATAATCGCCCAATCAAAACACTTGAGTTGCTCGACGAGGGAGAAGAGAAGAGCTCATCGCCGGATATTGAGTTCAACGATCTGCTCGACTTTGCTGCAACTCGTAGAATTTGTGATAGGCATCAGATTGATACAATCTTCCACCTCGCAGCAATTTCAATCGTAAGTAATGCGGCGAATTCTCCCATCTCAACAATCGAGAATAATGTCGAGACTACCTTGAATCTCCTTGAGGTTGCCCGTACGAACAATATTCCACGTGTGGTTATTGTTTCAACTGACAAAGTGTACGGTGATCATGCAAATGATACCGAGGAAACACTCCCTTATCGAGAACACTATGCACTCCGCGGATTGGACGTCTATAGTTCATCTAAAGTTGCAGCAGATATGATTGCACAAACGTACGCATATCAATACAAGCTCCCAGTGATGATTACACGAGCATGTAATATTTATGGCCCAGGAGACCTCAACTTCACAAGGCTTATACCAAGAACGATAATGCGTCTTATGGAGGGCAAGGCCCCTGTCATCAATATCGGCAACGAACATGTCCTTCGTGAATATATCTATGTTGATGATGTTGTTGACGCATATCTCTTGCTTGCAGAGAAGACGAATGAGTATTATGGACAGAATCTTGAGAATATGCCCTCAAGCGGAGCAAAAACGTACGGATGGTCAGCCTTCAATATCGGCAATTATGACAAGAAGGATCTTGCGGAAGTCAAGAAGTGTGATCGCATCCAAAGTGTGACCGACATCATTGCACTCTTGGGTGCCCGTATCAAAAAGATAGAACCAGTCATCATTCCTAAGCCAGTGAATTTCATCGAAATTCCAGATCAATATGCTGATGCAAGCAAGATAAGACAGCTCGGCTTCAGTCCAAAGACGACGATGAGTGATGGAATCGCAAAAACGGTTGCCTGGTACACAAAGCACCAAGAGCAACTTGCCCCACTTGCAGAAAAATATATGAACTAA
- a CDS encoding FkbM family methyltransferase, whose translation MKRTIIALLERILNKAILVLPPQVVRGNLKTAVYSKLGFWYVGNVFSVADIAYGIAYSGGSVEENGTKLTINLLRQLKQKKQHLVFYDIGANTGYYGILAAAQDQSIQVHSFEPLEEHLECLTETVKLNNFSDRITIHPIAIGDSKTTAEITIAGSGSSLVKGFNGDMKLAKRNITVETLDGLSLPPPDFIKIDVEGFEYRALLGGRKTIAAAHPVLYIEIAHSLSKRAYINEDFQKIFDLLGDEGYTAYLHKGENLVSIPEVPIDGAYMYLFIHKETPLDLPFVK comes from the coding sequence ATGAAAAGAACCATTATCGCCCTTCTTGAGCGCATACTCAACAAAGCAATCCTTGTACTACCCCCACAGGTTGTCCGTGGTAACCTTAAAACCGCCGTATACTCAAAACTCGGTTTTTGGTATGTTGGTAATGTATTTAGCGTAGCAGATATCGCATATGGCATTGCTTACAGCGGTGGATCCGTTGAAGAAAATGGTACGAAGCTCACAATTAACCTGCTTCGCCAGCTCAAACAAAAGAAACAACATCTTGTTTTCTACGATATCGGCGCAAATACAGGCTACTATGGAATTCTCGCTGCCGCACAAGACCAATCGATACAAGTGCACTCATTTGAACCGCTAGAGGAGCACCTTGAATGCCTTACCGAAACTGTAAAACTCAACAACTTCTCTGACCGCATCACAATTCACCCTATTGCTATCGGAGATTCGAAAACGACCGCAGAAATCACGATTGCAGGATCAGGTTCCAGTCTCGTCAAAGGTTTCAATGGGGACATGAAACTTGCGAAGCGAAATATCACTGTAGAGACTCTTGATGGACTTTCACTTCCCCCTCCTGATTTCATAAAGATTGACGTTGAGGGCTTCGAATACCGAGCATTGCTCGGTGGACGAAAGACGATCGCCGCGGCGCACCCTGTGCTTTATATCGAGATTGCACACTCACTCAGCAAGAGAGCGTATATCAATGAAGATTTCCAGAAAATTTTCGACCTACTCGGCGATGAAGGATACACCGCATATCTCCACAAGGGCGAAAACCTTGTGAGTATTCCAGAGGTACCCATCGATGGGGCATATATGTACTTATTTATCCACAAAGAGACACCACTCGATCTTCCTTTCGTAAAGTAA
- the rfbC gene encoding dTDP-4-dehydrorhamnose 3,5-epimerase, with amino-acid sequence MRIETLQIPSIFLITPRLLTDNRGTFEKSFIASLFKSHGMDTEIQEEFASTSESGVIRGMHFQSPPMACAKYVSVTSGSILDVVLDLRRSASTYGTHITILLSAENHQMLYIPQGFAHGFLALEDKTVVRYLQTREFSPDHDKGIHFDSFGCDWQVSNPILSNRDKSHPPLSEFETPFK; translated from the coding sequence ATGCGCATCGAAACGTTGCAAATTCCCAGCATTTTTCTCATCACCCCTCGCCTCCTGACCGACAATCGAGGAACGTTCGAGAAATCGTTCATCGCGAGTTTATTTAAGTCTCACGGCATGGATACAGAAATCCAGGAAGAATTTGCATCAACCTCCGAGAGCGGCGTCATCCGCGGAATGCACTTCCAATCGCCACCAATGGCGTGTGCAAAATATGTTTCCGTGACATCAGGAAGCATTCTCGACGTCGTACTCGACCTAAGGAGATCTGCATCAACGTACGGCACGCATATCACAATCTTGCTCAGTGCAGAAAATCACCAAATGCTTTATATCCCCCAGGGATTTGCTCATGGCTTTCTCGCCCTTGAAGACAAAACGGTCGTGCGTTATTTGCAGACGAGGGAGTTTTCACCCGACCACGACAAAGGGATTCACTTTGACTCCTTTGGTTGTGATTGGCAAGTAAGCAACCCCATCTTGTCGAATCGCGACAAGAGCCATCCCCCGCTTTCAGAGTTTGAAACTCCATTCAAGTAA